In Sphingomonas sp. PAMC26645, one DNA window encodes the following:
- the bluB gene encoding 5,6-dimethylbenzimidazole synthase, which translates to MSDQVAHAGEATEAPIFAPAFQAELETLFRWRRDVRHFRRDPLPTGLLDRLLEVANASPSVGLSQPWRFVTIDDPARRAAVRADFEACNAAELTTQEGERAATYAGLKLAGLERAPCHVAVFVEPDPEQGHGLGRRTMPEAVAYSAVIAVHTLWLAARAQGIGLGWVSILDPSRIRAILDVPEIWQLVAYLCIGYAETDAVIPELEREGWENRSPINVIAR; encoded by the coding sequence ATTTCCGACCAAGTCGCGCACGCGGGGGAGGCCACCGAAGCACCGATCTTCGCACCCGCGTTCCAAGCCGAACTCGAAACGCTGTTCCGCTGGCGCCGCGATGTCCGGCATTTTCGGCGCGACCCGCTGCCGACCGGGTTGCTCGACCGGTTGCTGGAGGTCGCCAACGCCTCGCCGTCGGTCGGACTCAGCCAACCCTGGCGGTTCGTCACGATCGATGACCCCGCCCGCCGCGCCGCAGTCCGCGCGGACTTCGAGGCGTGTAACGCGGCGGAGTTGACGACGCAGGAGGGGGAGAGGGCCGCTACCTACGCAGGGCTAAAGCTTGCCGGGCTCGAACGGGCGCCGTGCCACGTCGCGGTGTTCGTCGAACCCGATCCGGAGCAGGGCCACGGCCTCGGCCGCCGGACCATGCCCGAAGCCGTCGCGTATTCCGCCGTCATCGCGGTCCACACGCTGTGGCTCGCCGCTCGCGCACAGGGGATCGGCCTCGGCTGGGTCTCGATCCTCGACCCGTCGCGGATCCGTGCGATCCTCGACGTGCCGGAGATCTGGCAGCTCGTCGCATATCTCTGCATCGGCTATGCCGAGACCGACGCCGTCATCCCTGAACTCGAGCGCGAGGGTTGGGAAAACCGAAGCCCGATCAACGTCATAGCGCGCTGA
- the metC gene encoding cystathionine beta-lyase, whose product MSDTNKPVGDATKIVLAGRRPEWTQGIVSPPVWRASTILYDSVGHLRESATRDTHHRLFYGRKGTPTQWSLADALTSLEPGAEGTFLYCSGVAAIAAALLSVLSPGDELLLVDSAYDPTRGMAGGLLKRFGITTRYYDPMIGAGIADLIGDNTRAIFMESPGSLSFEVQDVPAIVAAAKARGVTTLLDNTWATPLFFPAIERGVDLTILAGTKYVVGHSDVMLGSVTAAPGHFKKLRETSFQLGQVASPDDCWLGSRGLRTMAIRLAQHQSSALTIARWLQSRPEVAQVLHPALPDCPGHDLFVRDFKGSSGLFSFVLNGGDEASRAALIDTLQLFGIGYSWGGFESLAIPADPHRHRSVTKRDAAGPMVRLQIGLEDPADLIADLEAGLAAFTAART is encoded by the coding sequence ATGAGCGACACGAACAAGCCGGTCGGCGACGCGACCAAGATCGTCCTCGCCGGTCGCCGCCCGGAATGGACTCAAGGCATCGTCAGCCCGCCGGTCTGGCGTGCCTCGACGATTCTGTACGACTCGGTCGGTCATCTCCGCGAGAGCGCCACGCGCGATACGCATCACCGGCTGTTCTACGGGCGCAAGGGCACGCCGACGCAGTGGAGCCTCGCCGATGCGCTGACCTCGCTCGAGCCCGGCGCGGAGGGGACGTTCCTCTATTGCTCGGGTGTCGCGGCGATCGCAGCGGCTCTGCTGTCGGTGCTGTCGCCCGGCGACGAACTGCTGCTGGTCGACAGCGCCTATGATCCGACGCGCGGCATGGCCGGCGGCCTGCTCAAGCGGTTCGGCATCACCACCCGCTATTACGACCCGATGATCGGTGCGGGCATCGCCGACCTGATCGGCGACAACACGCGGGCGATCTTCATGGAGAGCCCTGGTTCGCTGAGCTTCGAGGTGCAGGACGTTCCCGCCATCGTTGCCGCTGCGAAGGCGCGCGGCGTGACGACGTTGCTCGACAACACCTGGGCGACCCCATTGTTCTTCCCCGCGATCGAGCGCGGCGTCGACCTGACGATCCTCGCCGGCACGAAATACGTCGTCGGCCATTCGGACGTCATGCTCGGCTCGGTCACCGCCGCGCCCGGCCATTTCAAGAAACTGCGCGAGACGAGTTTCCAGCTCGGCCAGGTCGCCAGCCCCGACGATTGCTGGCTCGGCAGCCGTGGCCTGCGCACGATGGCGATCCGCCTCGCGCAGCATCAGTCGAGCGCGCTGACCATCGCGAGGTGGCTCCAAAGCCGCCCCGAAGTCGCGCAGGTCCTCCATCCCGCACTCCCCGACTGCCCCGGCCACGACCTGTTCGTCCGCGACTTCAAGGGCTCCAGCGGGCTCTTCTCGTTCGTCCTGAACGGCGGTGACGAAGCGTCCCGCGCCGCCCTGATCGACACGCTGCAACTGTTCGGCATCGGCTATAGCTGGGGCGGCTTCGAAAGCCTCGCCATCCCCGCCGACCCGCATCGCCACCGCAGCGTCACCAAGCGCGACGCCGCAGGCCCGATGGTCCGCCTCCAGATCGGCCTCGAAGACCCCGCCGACCTGATCGCCGATCTCGAAGCCGGGCTCGCGGCCTTCACCGCAGCGCGGACCTAG